CGTCGCCGTGCTGGCCGCCGCCGGCGCCGACGTCGACCTGGTCACGGTCATCGTGCCCGGCGGCGACGGGCCGGCCCGGGCGGAGGCCGAGGTGACCGGCGACCGGGTCGAGGTCCGGGTGCACCGGCCCGGACTCGGCACCGACACCGTGCACTGGTCCCTGGCCGGGTCCGACCACGGATGGGAGCGGACATGCTGACCGCGGCCGGGACGATCGGCGTCCGGCACGGCTTCGCGCCGGACCCGGCGCTGCCGGCCCGGGACCTGCTGCTGGACCAGGACGCGGCCCGCGACCAGCTGACCGCACTGGACGGCCGGGTCGTCGAGGACTGCGAGCTGGTCCGGGTGAAGTACCGGATCGGCGAGAGCCTGCGCGTCACCTACCGGGTCGGCGTGGACGGGACCTGCGGGCTGCGGACGGTCCGGGTGTTCCGGGGCGGCGACAGCGCGTCGGCGTACCGGAAGGCGGCCGGGCCGGGGGTCGTGCACGACCCGGCCCTGGACGCGGTCTGGTGGTCCTTCCCGGCCGACCGCCGGCTGCAGCGGCTGGACGAGATCCTCCGCCCGGCGCCGGACCTGGCCGCGCTCGCCTCCGGCTGGGCGACGAGCGAGCTGGTCGAGTACTCCCCCGAGCGGGCCGCGACGTTCCGCGCGCTCGACCGGGCCGGGACGCCGGTCGGGTACGCCAAGGCGTACGCGCCGGGGACCGTGGACGTGGGCGAGCGGGCCGACCGGTACGGCCGGATCGCCGGCGTACTGGCCGGCGCCGGGCTGAGCTCGCCGCTGCCGCTGGGCCGCTCCCCCGAGCGTGGCGTGCTGGTCATGCAGCCGATGCCGGGTGTGCAGTGGGGCGAGCTGGACGGGCC
The sequence above is drawn from the Mycobacteriales bacterium genome and encodes:
- a CDS encoding phosphotransferase; its protein translation is MLTAAGTIGVRHGFAPDPALPARDLLLDQDAARDQLTALDGRVVEDCELVRVKYRIGESLRVTYRVGVDGTCGLRTVRVFRGGDSASAYRKAAGPGVVHDPALDAVWWSFPADRRLQRLDEILRPAPDLAALASGWATSELVEYSPERAATFRALDRAGTPVGYAKAYAPGTVDVGERADRYGRIAGVLAGAGLSSPLPLGRSPERGVLVMQPMPGVQWGELDGPALTAAIRRLGVAIATLHDSGDRAAAGLPRFARLDVRRVVHSAHLVALARPDVSRQALRLADRLADGPPPGGSPVPLHGDCHPKNALVDGDAIALIDLDQAGTGPAAADIGSLIARLHQDGDTGAMRAAFLAGYRTVRALPAERSLRWHTAAALVAERAVRAVNRVHLPTLDRLGDLLRTADDVLLNGVGL